Proteins from one Coffea arabica cultivar ET-39 chromosome 8c, Coffea Arabica ET-39 HiFi, whole genome shotgun sequence genomic window:
- the LOC140013402 gene encoding uncharacterized mitochondrial protein AtMg00860-like, whose amino-acid sequence MGPEETKEFQRQVDGLFGKGWIKESLSPCAVPVILVPKKDGYVVRSQGIKVDESKVEAIKQWPTPTSVHEVRSFHGLAGFYRRFVKDFSTIDAPLTVVTKKNDKFC is encoded by the exons atgggccctgaggagacaaaggagTTTCAacggcaagttgatggcctattTGGTAAGGGTTGGATAAAGGAGAGTCTAAGTCCTTGTGCTGTGCCGGTGatacttgtccccaaaaaggatg GATATGTAGTGAGATCacagggaatcaaagtggacgagTCCAAGGTTGAGGCCatcaagcaatggccaactccaacATCCGTCCATGAGGTGCGCAGCTTCCATGGATTGGCAGGTTTCTACCGACGATTTGTCAAAGACTTCAGTACCATTGATGCCCCATTGACTGTCGTgaccaagaagaatgacaaaTTCTGTTAG